Proteins co-encoded in one Sulfurimonas sp. HSL1-2 genomic window:
- the dnaA gene encoding chromosomal replication initiator protein DnaA produces the protein MTIGDTILEMLKEEISEVEYNRYVKQMSFISKASRSDLAVFEVPNPLIASWIKNRYTNKIAHLFELKTGTSRDVIIRVKKPKGAAGKSGGTVAAAPAEAPKHSMLNPAYTFENFVAGSSNQFAYAAAKSVSDRPGQVYNPLFIYGGVGLGKTHLMQAIGNVGLLQGKTVVYTSVEQFVNDFTRHLRNQTMDRFKEKYRQCDLLLIDDVQFLSNKIQTQEEFFHTFETLRSEGKQIVLTADKPPKRIAGLEARLQSRFEWGLVADIQPPELETKIAIIRKKCDINRVILGDDVVNYIATVIDNNTREIEGILSKLHAYSQLMHQEITLDFAKNALREQLQEKSDNISIDGIMKTIAKELNVKPSEIRSKSRSRNIVAARRVAIYLARELTPMSMPQIAQYFGMKDHSTVSHTMKKIHQLLEEDENFKVKINELHNKITAMPPESV, from the coding sequence ATGACGATCGGCGATACGATTCTGGAGATGCTTAAAGAGGAGATCAGCGAGGTTGAATACAACCGATACGTCAAACAGATGAGCTTTATCTCCAAAGCCTCGCGCAGCGACCTTGCCGTTTTCGAAGTGCCCAACCCCCTTATAGCCAGCTGGATCAAAAACCGCTATACCAATAAGATCGCCCACCTGTTTGAACTCAAAACCGGCACATCAAGGGACGTCATCATCCGGGTGAAAAAACCCAAGGGGGCCGCCGGCAAAAGCGGCGGCACGGTCGCGGCAGCACCGGCCGAAGCGCCGAAACACTCCATGCTCAACCCCGCCTACACCTTTGAGAACTTCGTCGCCGGCAGCTCGAACCAGTTCGCCTATGCCGCGGCCAAAAGCGTCAGTGACCGGCCGGGGCAGGTCTACAACCCCCTCTTTATCTACGGCGGCGTGGGACTCGGTAAAACCCACCTCATGCAGGCGATCGGCAACGTGGGGCTCCTGCAGGGAAAAACCGTCGTCTACACCTCCGTCGAACAATTCGTCAACGACTTTACGCGGCATCTGCGCAACCAGACCATGGACCGTTTCAAGGAGAAATACCGCCAGTGCGATCTGCTCCTGATCGACGACGTCCAGTTCCTCAGCAACAAGATCCAGACCCAGGAGGAGTTTTTTCACACCTTCGAAACGCTGCGCAGCGAAGGGAAACAGATCGTCCTCACGGCCGACAAACCCCCCAAGCGCATCGCCGGCCTCGAAGCACGCCTCCAGAGCCGTTTCGAATGGGGCCTCGTCGCCGACATCCAGCCCCCGGAACTAGAGACCAAGATCGCCATCATCCGGAAAAAGTGCGACATCAACCGTGTTATCCTCGGTGATGACGTCGTCAACTATATCGCCACCGTCATCGACAACAATACCCGCGAGATCGAGGGGATCCTCTCCAAACTGCACGCCTACTCCCAGCTGATGCACCAGGAGATCACCCTCGACTTCGCCAAGAACGCCCTGCGCGAGCAGCTCCAGGAGAAAAGCGACAACATCTCCATCGACGGCATCATGAAAACCATCGCCAAAGAGCTCAACGTCAAACCCAGCGAGATCCGATCCAAAAGCCGAAGCCGCAACATCGTCGCCGCCCGGCGCGTCGCCATCTACCTCGCCCGGGAACTGACCCCCATGTCCATGCCGCAGATCGCGCAGTATTTCGGGATGAAAGACCACAGTACCGTCAGCCATACGATGAAAAAGATCCACCAGCTTCTCGAAGAAGACGAGAACTTCAAGGTCAAGATCAACGAGCTCCATAACAAAATCACCGCCATGCCGCCGGAGAGTGTCTAA
- the dnaN gene encoding DNA polymerase III subunit beta, with protein MQFEIAKSVLENILIHTQPFLEKKDLSQITSHLYFEATASNTLTVKATDYEIGLVIEAENIHVSEPGMATANGKKLLDIVRILSDGNVNLTTKDGMLDITQGHSDFQLPMYNAQEFPAFASIENKPGVEIDSGLLINSLKKITPAADTNNPKFELNGALIDIKADQINFVATDTRRLAIIAIPQSSGSELSLIIPKKAIIEIQKLFTSNIDIYYDATHLLIKSDQYTFFTKLINGKFPDYNRIIPASTRYNLTLPKSDIVNAIKQITTISNDMKLTLESGRILFESLSDENNKASTEINVDTGIDSTFVFAVNSRYILDFLGQIDQTQFTIGLNEPNMPFMLQEEQFKTIVMPIVI; from the coding sequence ATGCAGTTCGAGATCGCCAAATCCGTTTTGGAAAATATCCTGATCCACACCCAGCCGTTTCTGGAGAAAAAAGATCTCTCCCAGATCACCTCCCACCTCTACTTCGAAGCGACTGCATCGAACACCCTGACCGTCAAAGCCACCGACTATGAGATCGGTCTCGTCATCGAAGCCGAAAACATTCATGTCTCCGAACCCGGCATGGCCACTGCCAACGGAAAGAAACTCCTTGATATCGTCCGCATTCTCAGCGACGGCAATGTCAACCTCACGACCAAAGACGGCATGCTCGATATCACCCAGGGCCACTCCGACTTCCAGCTTCCCATGTACAACGCCCAGGAGTTCCCGGCTTTTGCCAGCATTGAAAACAAACCCGGGGTAGAGATCGATTCCGGCCTGCTGATCAACTCCCTCAAAAAGATCACCCCTGCCGCGGATACCAACAACCCGAAATTCGAACTCAACGGTGCCCTGATCGATATCAAAGCCGACCAGATCAACTTCGTCGCTACCGATACCCGCCGCCTGGCCATCATCGCCATTCCGCAAAGCAGCGGCAGCGAGCTCTCCCTCATCATTCCGAAAAAAGCGATCATCGAGATCCAGAAACTCTTCACCAGCAATATCGACATCTACTACGATGCCACCCACCTGCTGATCAAGTCCGACCAGTACACCTTCTTTACGAAACTGATCAACGGAAAGTTCCCCGACTACAACCGTATCATCCCTGCATCGACACGCTACAACCTCACCCTGCCCAAAAGCGACATCGTCAATGCCATCAAACAGATCACGACGATCTCCAATGACATGAAACTGACCCTGGAAAGCGGCCGTATCCTCTTTGAAAGTCTCAGCGACGAGAACAACAAGGCCTCAACGGAGATCAATGTCGACACGGGGATTGACTCGACATTCGTCTTTGCCGTCAACAGCCGTTATATACTCGACTTCCTCGGGCAGATCGATCAGACCCAGTTCACGATCGGCCTGAACGAACCCAATATGCCTTTCATGCTGCAAGAAGAGCAGTTCAAAACGATCGTCATGCCGATCGTCATCTGA
- the gyrB gene encoding DNA topoisomerase (ATP-hydrolyzing) subunit B, with product MEQNYGAGNIKVLKGLEAVRKRPGMYIGDTGHRGLHHLVYEVVDNSIDEAMAGYCDTITVTLTKAGTAIIGDNGRGIPTDMHPTENISAATVVLTVLHAGGKFDKDTYKVSGGLHGVGVSVVNALSSNLHMTIHRDGKIHEQDFKQGIPQEILEVTGNTRKHGTTIEFAPDPSIFTETVIFEYDYLARRFKELAYLNPKIKIIFKDDRDGRSETYHFEGGITQFVSDLNKKTQVATPYEYNAKIEDIELDIALMYNDSYEEKVYSFVNNIRTPNGGTHEAGFRAALTRVISTYNSQNGNAKEKDVKLSGEDTGEGLIAVVSVRVPEPQFEGQTKGKLGNTYVRPLVQKASYEQLSKYFEENPIEAKAIVQKALMAARGREAAKKARDLTRRKDSMSVGTLPGKLADCQSKDATISELYLVEGDSAGGSAKQGRDRVFQAILPLKGKILNVEKARLDKILKSDEITNMITALGCGIGEEFDEEKLRYHKIIIMTDADVDGSHIQTLLLTFFFRYFPTIVENGYLYLAQPPLYRYKKGKKEIYFKNDRVMNDFLIENGVESLEIEGIGHNDLVSYFKMVDHYNSSLEALERRYSLVSLIRHFIENPDIIGLDSEKMYAEVERFLAERGNNILSKLVSEDEIHLFVQTGEGMEELRINDELFSAPHFNEAQFVYDKMKEWGINVGGDPLEVLEEIKEYARKGSYIQRYKGLGEMNPEQLWETTMTPENRVLLRVNIEDAEAASEAFNLFMGDEVEPRRNYIETHAKDVKHLDV from the coding sequence ATGGAACAAAATTACGGCGCAGGCAATATTAAAGTCCTCAAAGGACTCGAGGCCGTACGTAAACGTCCGGGGATGTATATCGGTGATACGGGCCATCGCGGTCTGCACCATCTCGTCTACGAAGTCGTCGACAACTCCATTGACGAAGCGATGGCCGGATACTGTGACACCATCACCGTAACGCTCACCAAAGCGGGTACCGCCATCATCGGCGACAACGGGCGCGGGATCCCGACCGATATGCACCCGACCGAAAATATTTCCGCGGCCACCGTCGTTCTGACCGTCCTGCACGCCGGGGGAAAATTCGACAAGGACACCTATAAAGTCTCAGGCGGTCTGCACGGGGTCGGTGTCTCCGTCGTTAACGCCCTTAGTAGCAACCTCCACATGACGATCCACCGCGACGGCAAGATCCATGAACAGGATTTCAAACAGGGGATTCCCCAGGAGATTCTCGAGGTGACGGGAAATACCCGCAAGCACGGAACGACGATCGAGTTCGCTCCGGACCCGTCCATCTTTACCGAAACGGTTATTTTCGAGTACGATTACCTTGCCAGACGTTTCAAAGAGCTCGCCTACCTCAACCCGAAAATCAAGATCATCTTCAAGGATGATCGCGACGGCAGAAGCGAAACCTACCATTTTGAAGGCGGTATCACCCAGTTCGTTTCCGATCTCAACAAAAAGACCCAGGTCGCCACACCGTATGAGTACAATGCAAAGATCGAAGATATCGAACTTGACATTGCGCTGATGTACAACGACAGCTACGAAGAGAAGGTCTACAGCTTCGTCAATAATATCCGTACGCCAAACGGGGGAACGCATGAAGCCGGTTTCCGCGCGGCACTGACACGTGTCATCTCCACTTACAACAGCCAAAACGGCAATGCAAAAGAGAAAGATGTCAAACTCAGCGGTGAAGATACCGGCGAAGGGTTGATTGCCGTCGTCTCCGTCCGGGTACCCGAACCGCAGTTCGAGGGTCAGACCAAGGGTAAACTGGGGAACACCTATGTCCGTCCGTTGGTGCAAAAGGCCTCTTACGAACAGCTGTCCAAGTATTTTGAAGAGAATCCCATCGAGGCCAAGGCGATCGTACAGAAAGCGCTGATGGCGGCGAGAGGACGCGAAGCGGCGAAAAAAGCGCGCGACCTGACCCGCCGCAAGGATTCCATGAGCGTCGGTACGCTTCCGGGGAAACTGGCGGACTGCCAGAGCAAAGACGCGACGATCAGCGAACTCTACCTCGTCGAGGGCGACTCCGCGGGCGGTTCGGCCAAGCAGGGGCGTGACCGCGTCTTCCAGGCGATCCTGCCGCTCAAAGGTAAGATCCTCAACGTCGAAAAGGCACGCCTGGACAAGATCCTCAAATCCGACGAAATCACGAACATGATCACCGCGCTCGGCTGCGGGATCGGTGAAGAGTTCGACGAAGAGAAGCTGCGCTACCACAAGATCATCATCATGACCGATGCCGACGTCGACGGTTCGCACATTCAGACCCTGCTGCTGACCTTCTTCTTCCGCTACTTCCCGACGATCGTCGAGAACGGCTATCTCTACCTGGCCCAGCCGCCGCTTTACCGCTACAAGAAAGGCAAAAAAGAGATCTACTTCAAAAACGACCGCGTCATGAACGATTTCCTGATCGAAAACGGCGTCGAGTCGCTGGAGATCGAGGGAATCGGCCATAACGACCTGGTCTCCTATTTCAAGATGGTCGACCACTACAACAGCAGTCTTGAAGCGCTGGAGCGCCGCTACTCCCTTGTCAGCCTGATCCGCCACTTTATCGAGAACCCGGACATTATCGGGCTGGATTCGGAGAAGATGTACGCCGAGGTCGAACGCTTCCTTGCCGAACGCGGTAACAATATCCTCTCCAAACTCGTTTCCGAAGATGAGATCCACCTCTTCGTCCAGACCGGAGAGGGGATGGAAGAGCTCCGCATCAACGACGAGCTCTTCAGTGCGCCGCATTTCAACGAGGCACAGTTCGTTTATGACAAGATGAAAGAGTGGGGCATCAATGTCGGCGGCGATCCGCTCGAGGTCCTCGAAGAGATCAAGGAGTATGCTCGCAAAGGCTCTTACATCCAGCGCTACAAAGGGCTTGGTGAAATGAACCCCGAACAGCTGTGGGAAACGACGATGACACCGGAAAACCGTGTGCTGCTTCGCGTGAACATCGAGGATGCCGAAGCGGCAAGCGAAGCCTTCAACCTCTTTATGGGGGATGAAGTCGAACCGCGCCGCAACTACATCGAAACCCACGCCAAGGACGTCAAACACCTTGACGTATAA
- a CDS encoding GGDEF domain-containing protein — MSLLYPEAKERENRFKLALRMGLPVFALAVITTASVMFRYFNTIPTTFIIVAFSLLGIMVYYLFYLIYQGFNERITDPITHAFTREYFSTMMQRELKKKDYTFFLLSVVNLGDINQRYGFANGDKVLYNLANRIAEYLNEHKMVRVPIAHFKGGDFIIALEGTQEEYGSMMDLLCVKFQHYSLEEIEIDIVGSMTDTNHSRSIDKLVDWLYELQGENAKMLKADEEEIDPDTVEHLVLEAVNARAFSYAYQAVYQDGKPVLFEQAFKLVTGEGKLVHQKRFMPVINRLGLSRRFDEIQTEAAVAEVPTLVGEQKIAVNVSPSSLRNPLFLEHVMMLLSNNEKLRSRLVFVISESNFYHQTQQFNTRLQAFRRAGVDIALDRLGGLHASMRYLQDLDVDMVRYESSLGKGASEPKVRALLEGLQQTVKTLGYRSWIRMIEDEKSYEAAKAVGIDLIQGNYLSPIDTIKE; from the coding sequence ATGAGTCTGCTCTACCCCGAAGCCAAGGAGCGCGAAAACCGCTTCAAACTTGCCCTGCGGATGGGGCTCCCCGTATTCGCATTGGCGGTGATCACCACGGCATCGGTGATGTTCCGCTATTTCAATACGATTCCGACGACCTTCATCATCGTTGCTTTCAGTCTGCTCGGTATCATGGTCTACTACCTGTTTTACCTGATTTACCAGGGCTTTAACGAACGGATTACCGACCCCATTACCCACGCCTTTACACGGGAATACTTTAGTACCATGATGCAGCGGGAACTGAAGAAAAAAGATTACACCTTTTTCCTGCTCAGTGTCGTCAATCTTGGTGATATCAACCAGCGCTACGGCTTTGCCAACGGGGACAAAGTGCTCTACAACCTGGCGAACAGGATTGCCGAGTACCTGAACGAGCATAAAATGGTGCGCGTCCCGATCGCCCACTTCAAAGGGGGGGACTTTATCATCGCACTGGAAGGGACGCAGGAGGAGTACGGTTCGATGATGGACCTGCTTTGCGTCAAGTTCCAGCACTACAGCCTCGAGGAGATAGAGATCGATATCGTCGGTTCCATGACGGATACAAACCATTCGCGTTCCATCGACAAACTGGTTGACTGGCTCTATGAACTGCAGGGCGAAAATGCGAAGATGCTGAAGGCGGACGAGGAGGAGATCGACCCCGATACGGTGGAGCATCTGGTTCTTGAAGCGGTCAATGCACGCGCCTTCTCCTACGCCTACCAGGCGGTATATCAGGACGGCAAACCGGTGCTTTTCGAACAGGCTTTCAAACTGGTCACGGGGGAGGGGAAACTCGTCCACCAGAAACGCTTTATGCCCGTGATCAACCGCCTGGGGCTGTCACGCCGATTCGACGAGATCCAGACCGAGGCGGCAGTGGCGGAAGTCCCTACGCTTGTCGGGGAGCAGAAGATCGCCGTGAATGTCTCACCCTCTTCACTGCGTAACCCGCTCTTTTTGGAGCATGTCATGATGCTGCTTTCAAACAATGAAAAACTCCGCTCCCGCCTCGTTTTTGTTATCAGCGAAAGCAATTTCTACCACCAGACACAGCAATTCAATACCCGTCTGCAGGCCTTTCGGCGTGCGGGAGTAGACATCGCGCTCGATCGCCTGGGCGGCTTGCATGCTTCCATGCGCTACCTGCAGGACCTTGACGTGGACATGGTCCGGTATGAGAGCTCCCTTGGTAAAGGGGCGAGCGAACCGAAAGTACGGGCGCTGCTCGAGGGGCTTCAGCAGACGGTCAAAACCCTGGGCTACCGCAGCTGGATCCGGATGATCGAGGATGAAAAATCCTACGAGGCTGCCAAAGCGGTCGGGATCGATTTGATCCAGGGGAACTACCTCAGTCCTATAGATACCATCAAGGAGTAA
- the queF gene encoding preQ(1) synthase: MKYGEEIIANFDVEKDLEIWPNEHKRDYVIKMTLPEFSCLCPRSGYPDYATIYLEYTPDEWVVELKAIKLYINSFRERHISHENSANEIYEVLERKLKPKWMKITADYNPRGNVHTVIEIDSSRITK; the protein is encoded by the coding sequence ATGAAATACGGTGAAGAGATTATTGCAAATTTCGATGTGGAAAAAGATCTGGAGATCTGGCCGAACGAACACAAACGCGACTATGTGATCAAGATGACCCTGCCGGAGTTCAGCTGTCTCTGCCCGCGCAGCGGCTACCCGGATTATGCAACCATCTACCTGGAATATACGCCCGACGAGTGGGTCGTCGAACTCAAAGCGATCAAACTCTATATCAACTCCTTCCGCGAGCGTCACATCTCCCATGAAAACAGCGCGAACGAGATCTATGAGGTCCTGGAGCGCAAACTCAAACCGAAGTGGATGAAGATCACGGCGGACTACAATCCCCGCGGGAATGTCCATACGGTTATCGAGATCGACAGCAGCCGGATAACAAAATAA
- a CDS encoding histidine phosphatase family protein, giving the protein MRTLTLMRHAKSSWDDPALGDHERPLNPRGRKAAKTMAQRLYTEHYTPDLVLVSSALRTQQTAAALQKAYDGRLVLQTEPLLYEASSGTYAEVIRRVDAAVESLMIIGHNPTIEWMAEAMGGRVYHMPTASYIRFRIPGSWAEFRFERFETLAYDYPKSDK; this is encoded by the coding sequence ATGCGGACCCTGACACTGATGCGGCATGCGAAGTCCTCCTGGGACGACCCGGCCCTCGGTGATCATGAACGCCCCCTCAATCCCCGCGGCAGGAAAGCGGCCAAAACCATGGCGCAGCGCCTTTATACCGAACACTACACCCCTGATCTCGTTCTGGTCTCATCCGCCCTGCGTACGCAGCAGACGGCCGCGGCACTGCAGAAAGCCTATGACGGACGGTTGGTTCTGCAAACCGAACCGTTACTGTACGAGGCGTCATCCGGAACGTATGCCGAGGTGATCCGACGCGTTGATGCTGCTGTTGAGTCGCTGATGATCATCGGGCACAATCCGACGATTGAGTGGATGGCTGAAGCGATGGGGGGCAGGGTCTATCATATGCCGACCGCATCCTACATACGCTTCCGGATCCCCGGAAGCTGGGCAGAATTCCGTTTTGAGCGTTTTGAAACGCTGGCGTACGACTATCCCAAATCCGACAAATAA
- a CDS encoding YebC/PmpR family DNA-binding transcriptional regulator, translated as MGRAFEYRRAAKEKRWGTMSRIFPKLAKTITMAAKAGGPDPDMNPQLRLAIQTAKAQNMPKDNIEAAIKRASGKDAADIAEVNFEGKGPHGALIFVECATDNNNRTVANVRSYFNKSGGELLKTGSLEFMFDRKAVFEFDSPEGTDLEELELELIDAGLDELDENEGTIYVYGDYTSFGSLQEALEGMGIEVKKASLQRVPNNPQSFSEAQMEEVEKLIDKLEEDDDVQAVYTNIE; from the coding sequence ATGGGAAGAGCGTTCGAGTACCGCCGCGCGGCGAAAGAGAAGCGCTGGGGCACTATGTCCCGGATTTTTCCGAAACTGGCCAAGACGATCACGATGGCGGCCAAAGCGGGGGGACCGGACCCCGATATGAACCCGCAGCTGCGTCTGGCGATCCAGACCGCCAAAGCGCAGAACATGCCCAAGGACAACATCGAGGCGGCGATCAAGCGTGCGAGCGGCAAAGATGCCGCCGACATCGCCGAGGTCAACTTTGAAGGGAAGGGCCCGCACGGCGCCCTGATCTTCGTCGAGTGTGCGACGGACAACAACAACCGTACCGTCGCCAACGTGCGCAGCTACTTCAACAAAAGCGGCGGCGAACTGCTCAAAACGGGTTCACTCGAGTTCATGTTTGACCGCAAGGCGGTCTTCGAATTCGACTCTCCCGAAGGGACGGACCTCGAAGAGCTGGAGCTCGAATTGATCGATGCCGGTCTTGACGAACTGGACGAGAATGAGGGCACGATCTACGTTTACGGCGACTATACCAGCTTCGGATCACTCCAGGAAGCCCTGGAGGGAATGGGCATCGAGGTGAAGAAGGCTTCTCTGCAGCGCGTACCGAACAATCCGCAAAGCTTCTCCGAGGCACAGATGGAAGAGGTCGA